The genomic region TCGAACGGCTCGGTCCGTTCGGAGCGCCAGAACATGGCGCTGCCCAGCAGCGCGCCACGGGCACGCAGCGGGATCCGCATCGCCGAGTGGACGCCGAACTCGAGCAGCCGGCGGGCCCGCTCGGGGTCCTGGGCCTGCCAGGCGGTGGCGGTGCGCAGGTCGGCGTCCAGGGCGGCCTCGCCGGTGTCCAGGGTCTGCGCCCAGGGGGTGACCGGGACCACCGTGATCAGTTCGCCGGATGAGTAGAACGGCGCGTCGGAGCGGATGCCGTTGAGCGCCGCGCGCTGCAGTTGTGGGATCGCGCCGGGCTGCGGCTCGTCCCCGCGCAGCACCGACTCGGCGAGGTCGACGGTGACGTAGTCGGCGAAGGCGGGCACGGTGACCTGGGCGAGTTCCTCGGCGGTGCGGACCACGTCGAGGGTGGTGCCGACGGCCACGGTGGCGTCGTAGAGCAGTTTGAGGCGCCGCCGGGCGGCCACGGCCTTGCCGGAGACGGCGTGCAGTTCGGTGGAGTCGCGCAGCGTGGCGACGCTGCCGGGTGGTCCGCCGGCCCGGTCGGTGGGGCGCACGTTGACCACCAGCAGCCGGTCACCGATCGCCAGCATCTCGTCGTTGACCTCGCGCCCGGGCGCCAGCAGGTCGGTCGCGGCGCGATCGAGGCCCAGCGAGGTCACCGGGCGGCCCTCGGCGTCGGCGGGCAGGTCGAGCAGTCGGCGGGCCTCGTCGTTGACGAGCAGCAACCGCCCGTCGGCGTCGAGGATCAGCACACCCTCGCGGACGGCGTGCAGCACCGCGTCGTGGTGCTCGTACATCCTGGTCATCTCGACCGGGCCGAGGCCGTGGGTCTGGCGCCGCAGCCGGCGGCTGGCCAGCGCGGTGCCGGCGGTGGCCAGCGCCAGCGCGCCGGCCGCGGCACCGAGCAGCAGGGGCAGCTGGTGGTTGGCGACGCCGCTGACCTTGTTGATCGTGATGCCGGCGGAGACCTCGCCGACCACCACGTGGTTGGGGCCGTAGACCGGGACCACGGCCTGCACCAGCGGTCCGATGGTGCCGTTGACCTGCTCCACCACCACCTGGCCGTGCACGGCGGGCAGGTAGTTGCCGACGAACTTCTTGCCGATCCGGTCCACCAGTGGGTGGGTGTAGCGGATCCCGTCGGTGTTGAGCACCACGATGAAGTCCACCCCGGAGCCGACCCGGGCCGCCTCGGCCTTGGGTTGCAGGATCGCGGTCGGGTCGGGTGACTGCAGGGCGGCGACCATGCCCGGGGAGTTCGCGAAGGTCTGGGCGACGGCCAGCGAGCGGTTGCGGGCCTCCCGGTCGCTGTCGCGCTCGGACTGCAGGACCAGTGCCAGCACGGCCGCCACCACGAGCACCAGCACCACGGCCACCTGGACGGCGAACATCTGGCCCGCGACGCTGCGCAGGCCCCGGGTCCACCGCGGATGCGGCTCAGAACGGCGCGGCCGCACCACCGGCGATCTCCAGGCCACCGGTCCCCACCTGGTTCGTGACGGCCGTGAAGTCCGCCTCCGCGCCGTCGGGCAGCCGTAGCTGTCCGTCGCGGACCTTCGCCATCAGTTCGAAGTCCTCGTCGCGGTCGGCCTGCAGGTGTCCGCCCCAGGTGGCGCTCTGGCCCGGGTCGCGGGTGGCCAGATCGGCGTGGACCACGATCTCGAAGCCGTGGTCGATCAGGGTCGCCCATCCTCGGTACACGTTCTCGCTCACGCCGCCAGTCTCTGCCTTCAGCGGCCCGGGCGCATGGTGGGGCGGCGTAGGCGGTGACCCGGGAGCGTGGGGCCGCTCGGCTGGGGGTGCGGGCCGCTCAGCGCGGGATGGCGGCGTGCGCCTCGGCGAGTAGCAGGTAGCCCTCGGCGTTCGCCTTGATGCCGAGCAGCTCGTCCGGGGTGAGCGGGCGCCTGACCTTGGCGGGCACGCCCGCCACCAGGGAGCCCGCCGGGACCTGGGTGCCCTGCGGGACCACGGCGCCCGCCGCGACCAGCGAACCGGCGCCGATCCGGGCACCGTTGAGCACCCGGGCGCCCATGCCGACCAGCA from Kitasatospora azatica KCTC 9699 harbors:
- a CDS encoding SpoIIE family protein phosphatase; the protein is MFAVQVAVVLVLVVAAVLALVLQSERDSDREARNRSLAVAQTFANSPGMVAALQSPDPTAILQPKAEAARVGSGVDFIVVLNTDGIRYTHPLVDRIGKKFVGNYLPAVHGQVVVEQVNGTIGPLVQAVVPVYGPNHVVVGEVSAGITINKVSGVANHQLPLLLGAAAGALALATAGTALASRRLRRQTHGLGPVEMTRMYEHHDAVLHAVREGVLILDADGRLLLVNDEARRLLDLPADAEGRPVTSLGLDRAATDLLAPGREVNDEMLAIGDRLLVVNVRPTDRAGGPPGSVATLRDSTELHAVSGKAVAARRRLKLLYDATVAVGTTLDVVRTAEELAQVTVPAFADYVTVDLAESVLRGDEPQPGAIPQLQRAALNGIRSDAPFYSSGELITVVPVTPWAQTLDTGEAALDADLRTATAWQAQDPERARRLLEFGVHSAMRIPLRARGALLGSAMFWRSERTEPFDEDDLSLAEELVARAAVCIDNARRYAREHAMATALQRSLLPQSLPEQNALDVAYRYLPAQAGVSGDWFDVIPLPGAQVALVVGDVVGHGLHAAATMGRLRTAVHTFATLDMPPDELLGHLDDLVIRLDQEQGSTGGGAVIGASCLYAIYDPVERSCSIARAGHPPPALVHPDGTVELADVPAGPPLGVGGLPFVAAELRLPEGSRLVLYTDGLVEDRERDIEDGLRQLQRALELAPSAPEATCDTVLEALLPDHQTDDIALLVARTRVLPADSLVQWDVPADPAAVAEVRRSVSRRLTDWGLDELAFTTELILSELLTNAIRYATEPIRVRLLRDRTLICEVWDASNTAPHLRYAATTDEGGRGLFMVAQLAERWGTRYTAAGKVIWAEQPLP